One stretch of Girardinichthys multiradiatus isolate DD_20200921_A chromosome 2, DD_fGirMul_XY1, whole genome shotgun sequence DNA includes these proteins:
- the LOC124881471 gene encoding F-box/LRR-repeat protein 14-like isoform X1, with translation MIWRNKYVVPEEEATCAGGRSHPAVMFQTETHISCLFPEILAIIFSYLDVKDKGRVAQVCAAWRDSSYHKSVWRGVEAKLHLRRANPSLFPSLQTRGIKKVQILSLRRSLSYVIQGMPQIESLNLCGCFNLTDNGLGHAFVQDIPSLRVLNLSLCKQITDSSLGRIAQYLKNLEVLELGGCSNITNTGLLLIAWGLHRLKSLNLRSCRHVSDVGIGHLSGMTRSAAEGCLTLEKLTFQDCQKLTDLSLKHVSKGLNKLKVLNLSFCGGISDAGMIHLSQMTQLCSLNLRSCDNISDTGIMHLAMGSLRLSGLDVSFCDKIGDQSLAYIAQGLYQLKSLSLCSCHISDDGINRMVRQMHELKTLNIGQCVRITDKGLELIADHLTQLTGIDLYGCTKITKRGLERITQLPCLKVLNLGLWQMTESERMR, from the exons atgATTTGGAGGAATAAGTACGTCGTTCCGGAGGAGGAG GCAACCTGTGCTGGCGGCAGAAGTCATCCGGCAGTCATGTTTCAAACGGAAACACACATTTCGTGCCTTTTCCCGGAAATCTTGGCCATTATTTTCAGTTATCTGGACGTTAAGGACAAAGGGAGAGTGGCTCAAGTGTGCGCGGCCTGGAGAGACTCGTCCTACCACAAGTCGGTGTGGAGGGGGGTGGAAGCCAAGCTGCATCTGCGGAGGGCCAACCCGTCTCTGTTCCCCAGCCTGCAGACCAGGGGCATCAAGAAGGTACAGATCCTCAGCCTGAGGAGAAGTCTGAGCTACGTAATTCAGGGGATGCCGCAGATCGAAAGTCTTAACTTGTGTGGATGCTTCAACCTCACTGACAATGGTCTGGGACATGCCTTTGTGCAGGACATCCCATCCCTGCGGGTCCTGAACCTTAGCTTGTGTAAGCAGATCACAGACTCCAGTCTGGGCAGAATCGCCCAGTACCTGAAGAACCTGGAGGTGCTTGAACTCGGTGGGTGCAGCAATATCACAAACACTGGCCTGTTGCTCATTGCCTGGGGCTTACACAGACTCAAAAGCCTTAATCTTCGCAGCTGCAGGCATGTATCTGATGTGGGCATTGGTCACCTGTCTGGAATGACCCGCAGTGCTGCAGAGGGCTGCTTGACTCTGGAGAAGTTAACATTTCAGGACTGCCAGAAACTGACAGATCTTTCTCTCAAACATGTTTCAAAGGGCCTAAACAAGCTCAAAGTGCTCAACCTCAGCTTCTGCGGGGGGATATCAGATGCAGGGATGATCCACCTATCACAGATGACCCAGCTGTGCAGCCTGAACCTGCGCTCCTGCGATAACATCAGTGACACTGGGATAATGCATTTAGCCATGGGCTCCCTCCGGCTCTCCGGCCTCGATGTCTCTTTCTGCGATAAGATCGGAGACCAGAGCCTGGCCTACATCGCCCAGGGCTTGTATCAGCTcaagtctctctctctgtgctcCTGTCACATCAGCGATGATGGAATTAACAGGATGGTGCGCCAAATGCATGAACTCAAAACTCTCAACATTGGGCAGTGTGTGCGAATCACAGACAAAGGTTTGGAGCTGATCGCTGACCACTTGACTCAGCTGACTGGGATTGATCTGTATGGTTGCACTAAGATCACCAAGAGGGGTCTGGAGAGGATAACGCAACTCCCGTGCCTTAAAGTATTAAACCTCGGGCTGTGGCAGATGACCGAGAGTGAGAGAATGAGGTGA
- the LOC124881471 gene encoding F-box/LRR-repeat protein 14-like isoform X2: MFQTETHISCLFPEILAIIFSYLDVKDKGRVAQVCAAWRDSSYHKSVWRGVEAKLHLRRANPSLFPSLQTRGIKKVQILSLRRSLSYVIQGMPQIESLNLCGCFNLTDNGLGHAFVQDIPSLRVLNLSLCKQITDSSLGRIAQYLKNLEVLELGGCSNITNTGLLLIAWGLHRLKSLNLRSCRHVSDVGIGHLSGMTRSAAEGCLTLEKLTFQDCQKLTDLSLKHVSKGLNKLKVLNLSFCGGISDAGMIHLSQMTQLCSLNLRSCDNISDTGIMHLAMGSLRLSGLDVSFCDKIGDQSLAYIAQGLYQLKSLSLCSCHISDDGINRMVRQMHELKTLNIGQCVRITDKGLELIADHLTQLTGIDLYGCTKITKRGLERITQLPCLKVLNLGLWQMTESERMR, encoded by the coding sequence ATGTTTCAAACGGAAACACACATTTCGTGCCTTTTCCCGGAAATCTTGGCCATTATTTTCAGTTATCTGGACGTTAAGGACAAAGGGAGAGTGGCTCAAGTGTGCGCGGCCTGGAGAGACTCGTCCTACCACAAGTCGGTGTGGAGGGGGGTGGAAGCCAAGCTGCATCTGCGGAGGGCCAACCCGTCTCTGTTCCCCAGCCTGCAGACCAGGGGCATCAAGAAGGTACAGATCCTCAGCCTGAGGAGAAGTCTGAGCTACGTAATTCAGGGGATGCCGCAGATCGAAAGTCTTAACTTGTGTGGATGCTTCAACCTCACTGACAATGGTCTGGGACATGCCTTTGTGCAGGACATCCCATCCCTGCGGGTCCTGAACCTTAGCTTGTGTAAGCAGATCACAGACTCCAGTCTGGGCAGAATCGCCCAGTACCTGAAGAACCTGGAGGTGCTTGAACTCGGTGGGTGCAGCAATATCACAAACACTGGCCTGTTGCTCATTGCCTGGGGCTTACACAGACTCAAAAGCCTTAATCTTCGCAGCTGCAGGCATGTATCTGATGTGGGCATTGGTCACCTGTCTGGAATGACCCGCAGTGCTGCAGAGGGCTGCTTGACTCTGGAGAAGTTAACATTTCAGGACTGCCAGAAACTGACAGATCTTTCTCTCAAACATGTTTCAAAGGGCCTAAACAAGCTCAAAGTGCTCAACCTCAGCTTCTGCGGGGGGATATCAGATGCAGGGATGATCCACCTATCACAGATGACCCAGCTGTGCAGCCTGAACCTGCGCTCCTGCGATAACATCAGTGACACTGGGATAATGCATTTAGCCATGGGCTCCCTCCGGCTCTCCGGCCTCGATGTCTCTTTCTGCGATAAGATCGGAGACCAGAGCCTGGCCTACATCGCCCAGGGCTTGTATCAGCTcaagtctctctctctgtgctcCTGTCACATCAGCGATGATGGAATTAACAGGATGGTGCGCCAAATGCATGAACTCAAAACTCTCAACATTGGGCAGTGTGTGCGAATCACAGACAAAGGTTTGGAGCTGATCGCTGACCACTTGACTCAGCTGACTGGGATTGATCTGTATGGTTGCACTAAGATCACCAAGAGGGGTCTGGAGAGGATAACGCAACTCCCGTGCCTTAAAGTATTAAACCTCGGGCTGTGGCAGATGACCGAGAGTGAGAGAATGAGGTGA